In Sphingobacterium zeae, one genomic interval encodes:
- a CDS encoding helix-turn-helix domain-containing protein, producing the protein MNLKMDYNDLFTLINCILSVVNLLLLLFFVLRYIQSRKNAQVIALPLADDIRIENNDGEETICSKDELKCADVLMSKITEDRLVEQFERAQAARFFLKKGVSLQDLADLLGTNQRYASYILNRHVGLDFNNYIQQARIEYLINSVELNPDLLNVKFSVLAEKAGFSSISKFSSVFKAVKGIPPSEYFQRLRMTL; encoded by the coding sequence ATGAACTTGAAAATGGATTATAATGACCTATTTACGCTGATCAACTGTATTCTCTCGGTTGTGAACTTACTGTTATTGCTATTTTTTGTATTACGGTACATACAATCGCGGAAAAACGCACAGGTGATTGCCTTGCCATTAGCTGATGATATAAGGATTGAAAATAACGATGGAGAAGAGACTATCTGTTCAAAAGATGAGCTGAAGTGTGCAGATGTGCTGATGAGTAAAATAACGGAGGACCGTTTGGTAGAGCAGTTTGAAAGGGCTCAAGCGGCCCGATTTTTCTTAAAAAAGGGTGTTTCTCTACAAGATTTAGCAGATCTGCTCGGTACTAATCAACGTTATGCATCTTATATTTTAAATCGCCATGTTGGATTGGATTTCAATAATTATATCCAACAGGCGCGAATAGAATATTTAATAAATAGTGTAGAACTGAACCCAGATCTGCTTAACGTGAAATTTTCTGTCTTAGCTGAAAAGGCCGGTTTTTCAAGTATCAGCAAATTCTCCTCTGTATTCAAAGCGGTAAAAGGTATCCCCCCTTCTGAATATTTTCAACGCTTACGGATGACCCTTTGA